DNA from Clarias gariepinus isolate MV-2021 ecotype Netherlands chromosome 11, CGAR_prim_01v2, whole genome shotgun sequence:
aagtaagtgagtaattcaaatttaaattttatttgttacatacacagtcatacacagtacgatatgcagtgaaatgcttatacgactgcgagtgaccttaaaaaaataaaagcttatacataagaaataaatatgaataaaaaaatacattagaaataaaattaactagtaaaatatactgtacaaagtaaaatatactgtaataaaagaaatacgttagaaaataagattaactagtaaaatgtactgtagaaagtcaaatatactttacaaataagtataaaatatcaatataagaaaaaaatatcaatataaaaaaaatataacaaatataaaaatatagaaaagaaaatagaaatttgtcaaagaCAGAATTTTACATGATCgcctaaacaattttttaaaatctgtataaataaaagaaatgttttgtctgtacattggtcagtacttgctctttcaatggtatgtttatgttttatatgttgtaGGACAGCCAAAGAAAGCCAAACTATAGAGAAATTCTACTCTACTATTAcctctaaagataaaaagttAGTGGACAGCAATTTGTGAAACCACCTGTCAGTTTGCCACATGTTGCCCCTGAGGAGCGTGAAAAATGGTATCCTATGTTAATGAAGAGATGAAGTGCTGCTTATATagagtctaaaaaaaaaaacagtttaatataaatttattatatatactttgtatatttataatgtcacagcatgcgcctgtgatgggcgtgTGCTCAAATCTattatcgctcctcgctcactctgtAGGCTCCCTAGGTAGGCAGCACCCCCTTCTGGAGGTATGCAGAGGAACGGAGCCACCTATTCTGGCTGGCTTgttccgcattataaaagcaaggcgcaaAGTTTAGTCCGGGGTCCGGTGGAGCAGAAGAGAGTGGCATGCTAGGGACTTTAAAAAAGACAACTGCGCGAACTCCTGCGTCACCTTCACTGCCACACCGAGCCCGCCTTCGCGTCCTCGCcactgaagaggaaaaggccaCGGAGAGACCTGGGAGGGGCCAGGTCGGCCATCGACAGCGTGAGAAGAACCGTTTAAGGAGGGTGCAAAAGCGCTGCTTTGGcgtgctccgttctgccactctgcccaccgCCACATTTCGCCAGCTgagtgcccgcatgccagctaGGCACTGCCCCTGGACCTGCACCTGCACCTTCTActtcttttcttcccttttgttccatcctccctcctttaaacCTTTCCTTTCCTATAcaatgaaaccttggattgtgagtaacgtggtttgtgGGTGTTCCGCAaggcgagcaaagatttttattacattttaacttgcaaaacgaacaagtcttggtttaccagtaccgagtatcatgtatcatgaagcaccccctctctgctttacacacacacaaacacacacacactcactaaaggtaaaagagagagagagcgagagagagagtgagagagagtgtgtgaaatggtatggtgtcaaattacgtgtgCTCACACACATATAACGCACATAATGACAGGCTGAGGGGCTGAAAGTAAGGGTCTCCTCTTACTTTtgcttcacacaaacacacagcgcctgcgcgcataaacagaaacacttatctgtcgggatttattttttactcttttttaaaggtaaagtgcaggttaatttgtgttatttttactttatattttgtagtgattatttttatggatttattttttgggctatCAAAATAGagcattttctatttaaattttacatttaaattcttctctaaaataataattatggggAAAACGCTCTCCGATGGGACTACCTGTATCTCACATGGTACTTGCCCATGCCTGATTCCTGCCAGATCTGTTGAATccacttaaatagaacctggctgaaaaagtgaaatgcccaaatgataaaaaaaactggaaagggttacaaagccatgtacagtaaatgcagacCTTTAATATGCTGAAGTTTAATcatcataaaaaacaaaaacaaaatacaaacaaaaacaaaataactattCATAGGTTAGAAATTAAAGAACAATAATAATGCCAATGAGCATGCTAatgcaaacacaaaaaaacaaaagtaagcCACTGCACATAAGGCAACTAAACAGGGCAAGCACTGATGGCAACACCAGATGCATGTTCAATGACAAACAAAATTATAGGCAATAAAATAGACCAATTAATCAGACTATACAATGTGCAGGTGAATACATTTATGATAATGTGACTAACGTCACACATTCCACAACCCAATAGTCAaaaggaatgtaaaaaatagaaaaaaaaaatattgggaAAACCATGACATGCggttatttaaataatgaaaattaacTCACTAcatcaaaaaaatattaaacacctCATTAATTATCTAATTATATGCTCTTCATATTTTAATCCAAATTATGGGATTTTATTGTAGAtgacatttttcatttattttgaaacTAAACTAACTATAAGCTAACAAATAAAAGGTTGTtacacaatgcagaaaaactactTAATGCTGTTAGCTTTAGGTTGTACTATGTTAAATACAACTGCAGTCAGTCAGTCCTGAATCCATAActcttttttaatgtaaaacttTGTTTTAGTCTAATTGGATagattcttattttattattgtaatagttACAGTACACATTGTAAGTGAATAGTAAGTGTaaagttttgtttaattatttgtttatttacccctatttttgtgcttttttcactTTATGTAAACTTtgtttgtatagtgctttaacaatgacattgtcacaaagcagctttacaaaaataaaacaaacaaggaaacaaacaaacaaaataatatatggaaatacaatagaaaaaggtaaggaaaaaagtataaattctAACTATCAGTTttaaccagactcaaaagggtgataccatcctcatttgggtgattaAATTATAGGAGACTAATTTAATCCTTGATATATTAATTTGCTCTAGGGTTGGAAGTTCAATAGAACAGTAAATGTGTTTAGGTTAATATAAGATCCACTTTTATTTATGGTGGCTTgagtacaaaactgtttgtggcaGTTTCATTCAAGTATTGATCGACTGCAGTCATAAGCAATCGCAGAAAATCTGCTTGCATAAGCCCAGGTCAAGACCATCTTCAAAGTAGAACCCTCCCACGTCACCACACAGGGCTATCCTCAGCTGCAGTTAGAGGCctccatgtgatgagaactccaaataaaattacataattataaCTACATAAACTCTGTCAACATCAGGTACTATCAGATAACAGAATCTTGCTATGTCTATTGTGTGGGATACTAAAtatcagaaaaatattttattgtaagtttaaaattaaaaagaacgTAATTTCTAGTTGCAAATGTAAactcatactgtatgaatgGTTTATTGTGCTAAATAGGTGCTTTCACTGTTCCTTAAATGAGTagctaaaaagatttttaatggcTTACTGAAAACATTATAATACAGTACAGCACATTATGCTACATCTCCAGTTTATCCTATAGCAATGTTGAATCTGAAGATCATTTTTAACAATTGCTTCCGTATTTTGGTCAATTTTAGTCCATAAATAAGGGGATTTAAAACAGGAGGCACTAACAGGaaatccaatgccatgaaatttCGCAAATTTTGAGGAATAGATGTGTTCCCATATCGACTGTACAACACATCAAACCACAAAGCAACAGCAATATTAAACAAAGCAAGTAGATGTGGCACACAAGTCTGCATAAATCTGTATTTGCTCTCCTTTGACTTTTTGCAGTTTCTAATCAAGTGAATGtatgaataaacaataaatactgCATGtccaaaacaaacaataataattatgtaaCCAATCACATTGTTAACTACTGTAGAGGAACAGGCCAGTTTAACAACAGCCCATGTTTCACAGTACATTTTTTCAATATTTGAGCCACATAGGGTTAGTCTGGCTGTTAACAGCAATACAATAGACATGCAAATAATAGGAGGAAGCcaacaaaaaataatacattttacaacTTTTTGGTTGTTCATTTTAGAGTGGTACTCCAGTGGTTTACATATGGCCATGTACCTGTCATATGCCATTACTGTAAGAGTTGATACATCACATAAAGcagatgaataaataacaaatacctGAATCAGACAACCAGCATATGAAATTTCAGGAAACTGGGTCAATAAATCATACATGAATTTAGGGTAAAAGCCTGTAGTGCCATAAAGTGCATTTATACATAGattacacaaaaatatgtacatgGGTTCATgaagctgtttatttaaaacaatgcatacaataacaataatattgcACAATAAGATAACATAATAAACCAGTGTGgtcaataagaaataaacatatttgtttTCCAAGGTTACGTTCAATCCTGACAGGGAGAACACTAAGATGTTGGAAACATTATCCATTCTAGATTGAGTCTATAAGAGAAAAAGTAGTTAGGTTTAATTAATGACCACAGCAGTATGTGTCCTATATCGTTTATTactcttaaagaaaaaataaatcatgtacAATCATGTAGTTAGTATaatcaaaatttaaatgtaaaataaagtaataaaaataatgtttatattatttaagattttaattgttttagttGTTTATTATTCCTTTAACTCTGGCCAgataaatatgattaaaatcTTAGATGCATTGCATTAGTttcctaaaaaaattaaagaataaatatgCCATGCCTTGCTGTTTTTACGAATGAAGTAATTATTGGATTGTTTTATAACTAGCCTTGTCATCCTCCTTACTTACAATTCTCTTAAGACTCCTTCCCAAgtgaaaaacataattttatcaCAATAACCCATTATTACTTAAGCAAGTTAAATTCAAAAACAGTTTGATGCATTATCAAAGTTATGGACCAATTCTAATATACGTTCATGCAATTAACCAGTACTTGTAAGTTGTTTTTATCTGCCTTTTGCCTAATTATGTGTAGAGTACCAATTCTGTCTCTGTCCTTCAGCGAATAATTATGTGCATTGTTAAATTCTTAACAGTCAATCCTAAAAACATTAGATTGTAATATGTTACGGTTCCACTTTTCAACAAAActgtcctgtcctcggctgatgcaggcAGTCGTTCTCTGAGGACTTAGGACTCAATACTGAGGACTCGATACTTTAGGACTGGAGTTTCATACAGTCTACCTGaacctccaataacgaactggactccattttaaattaaacacatctcctgttatcctgaacttccagtctcacacagtatgatgcagattaaTACCTGCTATccatttcacccaaatgagcaCGCTATCCTTGGGCTTGAGGGAGCATGTGAGCTTTGCAATCTCCTCTCTATTAAAGTCCCATTTCTTGTGTGCAAATCTGGCAGAGGCGTGAGACAgaatctttcttttctcttgctctctcgccggatcatGAGCCTTTACCATTtacttctcaagcgcgctccGGCACTTCTTGTGAAGGGGCAGAAGAAACGTGAGCGTATCAGGAGTTATTAGAGGTGCATGCGTGGTCAAACGCTTACACCTCGAtttgctgtacaaataaaataaaataaaaatcccccaaacgctcaaagttagacgacaggtttctgtcaggTGGCCAAAAGAGGGGCCTCAACGATGGCCCCTCCCTTTCTTTGGCAAACTTCATGACAAGAATTCATGACGTCAAGCTACGCCGAGCCACAAATTAATTTCCCCATGCCATCAAGCAGACGGCCCGTGCTTTCGGCTGTTTTTATGGCTGCACTGGTCGCCACGGAGAGACAGCTGTGGCTTAACCTCATGAGCATTAGGGACAGGGATTGAGCTTTCCTTCTTAATGCCCCAATCTCACCTCCCGGCCTTTTTGGCTCTAAAGCCCTAGGCCTTTGTGAGATTTTTCCCCAGCCGTGCTCAGGGGTCGGGACTGTCAGTCTCGACCAGGTCCGGTGCTCGCCAGGCGTGAAGCGCAAAAGGAGAGTGTGGCGAGCCCAGCCATTGTAGAGATTAGGGCGGGATACACCGTGTTTCGCAGTCTACCTTAAGGAGGCCAGACCTGAGGAGCATCCTCTAAAAAGGAGTCCTAAGGCTTaagtgcccaggaccatgggggtttCTACCCCCGGGGGGGGCGCGTAAAAAATTCCaataaggaatataaactccTTTCTTGCACCCTCAGGAgaccgtggttcaatctccgccatcACTGGTGTTTCAGGGAGAAGCGGTCTCCAGCaaaatgttaggtgttcggttccttcctgccatgtttcagaatgccgaacatctaacaccccCAACCCTCTGAAGCGAAGTGCCAAAACTTGTGCCCCTTTTTGACAAGCTGtaagcggggaacctactgccaggtatgtctctttaggtacaaAGCACTGTAGAGATTCAGTCATAGAACATGCTCCCCTGCCAGACAGAGAATCAGGCTATtacagtcagtatttcttggtttcCAAAAGGGGTGGGGGGTTGCGTCTAATTTTACATCTTTGTGGGCTgaatatcaaaatgttgagAGCCAAAATAATCGTTTCTCATATCCAACcagaggattggtttgtgacaatcaacCTGAAGGATGCATATTTTCATGCAGAAATATTTCCAGAACACAGTttctgaggttcgctttcgggggcgaagcctaccagtatcgggtccttccatttggcctagccatatcaccccgcacatatataaaatgtacgaATGCAGCCCTGGCTTAATgattccagggcatccgtatcctGAATTACAAAGACGACTGGCCgattctggctcagtcttaGCAGCTAGCGTTTTAGCTCACTTTAactcttaggattgagactcaactccagcattctctttcctgctcaagcCCGACATATTATAGGTTTCATATGGGATTCGGCCgcacattccagggcatatgaatatgggagcagacttgctgtccagacaaAGTGTGACACATGGGGTTTgaaaaccccaccccgaagtagacAGACGAAGGCCCATATGTGGCCCAGACTGCGTCTATTGCATTTCTTTCCATAGCTCTGCTCTCGGGAGTCCTGGCAAAAGTCTGTCGAAAGgcttgatagcgccctgttggtcGACCAGTGTGTGGTGttcagatctaatatctctcctgtGAGGAGGGAGCTTCTGtatcaggcgcaggggacgacATTCCATCCCAGgactcatt
Protein-coding regions in this window:
- the LOC128533321 gene encoding olfactory receptor 1500-like is translated as MDNVSNILVFSLSGLNVTLENKYVYFLLTTLVYYVILLCNIIVIVCIVLNKQLHEPMYIFLCNLCINALYGTTGFYPKFMYDLLTQFPEISYAGCLIQVFVIYSSALCDVSTLTVMAYDRYMAICKPLEYHSKMNNQKVVKCIIFCWLPPIICMSIVLLLTARLTLCGSNIEKMYCETWAVVKLACSSTVVNNVIGYIIIIVCFGHAVFIVYSYIHLIRNCKKSKESKYRFMQTCVPHLLALFNIAVALWFDVLYSRYGNTSIPQNLRNFMALDFLLVPPVLNPLIYGLKLTKIRKQLLKMIFRFNIAIG